In Porites lutea chromosome 8, jaPorLute2.1, whole genome shotgun sequence, the genomic stretch aaaatataataataagttTAATAAGTagatttattatataaaaatgttaaaaactatTGTTAATTATACCAACTTTTACTACCCcacaattaaaaatataaatgaaacaGAAGATATTATAAAAACAGCATTGGTGTATAGATTTTTATACGAACATTATGTAAAAGATTATATTTCACTTGAAACAATAATATATCGTTTAGATTTACAACCTATTAACTCTAATAGTTCGATAATTAAAAATCACCTGATATTTCATAGAGCGTTTAAATCTTTTTACAAACATTACAAAGCTGGAAGAGGATGTGTTTATGTATTTGATTGTTTAGTAAAAAGTGAAGTTATTGGGTATCTAACCGGTATTTTATACtggatttttcataaaaaaataatataataatagataaaaaatggcttcttcttgcattatttttaaaaaagatcttgaaaaacttggtaaaaaactaataaaagaatTTTATGAATATATTCATGACGAAGAACTGTTAAGTTATcctgaaataatattatttaaaaaatactatGATTCTTTCATTATCAAAGATTATTtattagaaaaattaaaaactcttAAAAATCCTCTAGAAgatgaattttataaaaatttgatttctaaatttaaaaatgaaaatcttatATTAAAAGATGAAAATGAATATGAAAATGTTACAAATTTGTTATCTAAATTAAAAGTtgatattaaagatgaaactctTGAAAATTTGTATTCTAAAGTAATAACTGTGTGTAAAAATAAAACtcttgaaaaagaaacttttaaaaaattcttttctaaATTAGAAGCTGAGATTAAAGATGAAACTCTTGATTTGGATTTTATATATCATTGTATGGATCATATGAAAGATAAAGTAGAAATAGATGAACAAATAGAATTTGAATTAAACGAAGATTTTTCTTATatgaaaaaagcatttattaATTTGTATAATGTGTATCATTACGATTATACATATTTAgaagattaaattttttttatactactttagtataaaaaattattttatcatttctttATAAGTTCCCCACCATCTATCATAAATTTCTAAAGTTTTAGGACTTATTTTAAGctttatacttttatacttttcacaccccatttcatccaaaattttttttattacataagtaatatttatcattctctttctaaaatattgtttgttaaTATGGGTCATAAtgtaattatctatttttaataacctgttgtaaagttcacatttttgttCATCAGGAAGATCTATTAGTTTAGAAATCTGATTAACCTTTTTATCGTAGTAATACTTCCTatgataaatactcttttttctataatgtaCCCTATCATAATCTTTCATATCGTAAAATCCTAATACATGACCGTTTAACATTCCACAATTGTaacatattttttgaccaaaatcaataaaaaaagattctgtatttttacagcCTAAACATGAAGATACTTTTGACTTATTAATCCcctcattttcttctttataattatgtaaaatattgagatatttttttatttcttcttctgtatataacatttattatatttaattattttatcttAAAATATATTATCTGATAGCTAGAGTATGTATTTGATCGTTTAATACTTTTCTCTTATCATCTCTATTGCTTAGAGCTACTTTGTTAACCTCTTTAGAATATATATCATGTTTctcacttcttattattttcatagttctcatttctttttcaccagaaaataaacatctaacataatcatcaaatattattgacttttttaccacatttttttttattcctttacacttttttaactctttttcatCCTCAAGTTTATAACTGTATAGTTTAGGCCTTAATCCAACAAAATGAGTTATCTGTTTTCCTGATGCTTCATCCTTAAACATACCaatcacttttttgttaactcctgTTAGTATACCAGAAGAATGATTTGTTGGATAATCACTagtatcaaatttattttttatatcataacatatatctttataaaaatcttttgttttaatctgataCATTAGACTGTCAGTATCTGTAAACAACAATTCagctttttttccatatttatctttgatataattataatgaaaatcatacattagagtttttgataagtctaaaattgcttgaccaacatatactggtttattaaaatacacttctgtctttttcatatgaatagcaataagatttcgatcaaatattgtacatctatcaaagtttggacgACTTGATAGTTTTAGTGCTTTTTTACGATCATCAACAAGTTCTATATTTTGTCGCTTtctaatattttctattgttttaccaaaaactgaattgttcattagtttaaaaaagtctttctcaaaattgtttgcagcacattttcgaagttctgtattttttcttatatatggttccatccaaggagactggtaaaatgatattcctctgTGAACAGCAGTAATCTTCATACCCAACTCAAGACATTGTCTAAGAGCTCTGTAAtgaataacataattttttcttggtttaaaatgacatattAGTTTTTCAACTCCATCAACCTTCATTGTCTCAGGTGCAAGAGGATAGTCATTATGAAGATCCCATAATTTTGGTGGATactccaaatcaacttcaaaaatataccCCTTCTTACCAGTATTTGCcatactattatttgttttttctaaaatttccatCACCTTTTCCACTGTAATATTAGTTATCTGCTTAAAACCATGTGTTGGTAAATTTTGAGACATAGCCCAACCGTAAAGATTGTTTGCGTCCAGATATTGTATAAATGATGATTTCTTTTCAGgattataatttttcatatatttgttattAGCTTCTGCATACCTTTTTGATATGTGAGTTATTCCTCCACGAATACCACGCTCAATCATCATTAACATATCGTAATCGCTTAATAATTCTAAACGCTGACTTGTTGTTTTCAGACACGCATCCCAAGCTAATCCAGGAGATGTGTAGTAATGAGCCGGATCTAATTTGTAGTGGTGGAGACaagtttttctaaatttttcaaACACATCTGCCAAAAGCAATACATCAGATTTTAGGTAAAGATCATGATAGTCTCTTATTGTTTTACACCCAAATGTATTCCAGACTTTTATTGCGTGTTGGTAATCTTCATCACTTATATCTTCATCATATAGTTTTGAATAGAACCCCTGTTTTGGTGGTAATTGTTTTTCAGATAATTTATCAACTGATGATACATAGTCATAAGGAAAAACTCCTTTACGAGTTAGTAATAaagtattattcttaaaagcattttttgtaatatgaaaatcatctttttttaaatttgaaacaagattggctAGTGATGTTTGCATAAATTTAAATGAGTCAATAaatcttatttcaaaatttattggaaTAATATCACCATTAATATGATTGTACTCTCCAACTTTAAtagttttagaaaatgaaatatatttttcttcagtagatgGTATACAACTAAGATCACCATCAATTTTAGCaagttgtttaataaataaatgagcATCATAACCCTGAAGATTGTGAAGTATAACTGGTAGTATTCT encodes the following:
- the LOC140945125 gene encoding uncharacterized protein; amino-acid sequence: MKKTEVYFNKPVYVGQAILDLSKTLMYDFHYNYIKDKYGKKAELLFTDTDSLMYQIKTKDFYKDICYDIKNKFDTSDYPTNHSSGILTGVNKKVIGMFKDEASGKQITHFVGLRPKLYSYKLEDEKELKKCKGIKKNVVKKSIIFDDYVRCLFSGEKEMRTMKIIRSEKHDIYSKEVNKVALSNRDDKRKVLNDQIHTLAIR